Below is a window of Demequina muriae DNA.
GTCCACATCCAGCGTCTGCGCGCGAAGATCGAGCACGACCCGGAGAATCCCGAGATCATTCAGACGGTGCGCGGCGTCGGCTACAAGGCGGGCGCCCACCAGCCGTGACGGCGTGGGTCTGAGGTCCACCCCCATGACGAGCATCGCACGGTCCGTCGGCTCGGCTCTCGCCGCCCCGGTGCGCTACGCGACCCGGCGCTGGACCCGTTCGATGTCGCTGCGCGTCGTCGTATCGACCCTCGTGATGGGCATCGGCACCGTCGCCCTGCTCGGCGCCTACGTCACCACTCAGATTCGCGACGGCCTGGTCGACAACCGGGTGGACCGCGTGCTCGCGGAGAGCGCGCGCGACGCCGCCACCGCTCAGGAGCGGGCCGAGACGTCGACGGCCGCCAACCCCCAGGATCTTCAGCAGTTCGTCTACGAGCTGCAGACGGAGCTGCGGGCGCTGGGAGGCGAGAGCCGCGGGTTGGTCATGCTGCGCAGCCCCGACAACACGTCGTCGGTGCCGCTGACCATCGGTGAGTCGACCACAGGCCTGCGCCAGGCCGTCTCTCCCGACATGCGCGACGCCGTGGCCGACGGGGTCGCCCAGCCGTGGCAGTTCGTCACCCTGCCCGGAACCGAGGACCCGGGGGTCGTGGTGGGGTCGCAGTTCGACATTCCCGTCGCCGGCCCGTACGAGCTGTACTTCGTGTACTCGCTCGCCGACGAGCAGTCCACCCTCGCGCTCATCCAGCAGGTGCTCGCCCTCGGCGCGGGGGTGCTGGTGGCGCTCGTGGTCGCGATGACGTGGTTCGTGACGTCGCAGGCGGTGCGCCCGGTGCGGCAGGCCGCGCGCGTCGCGTCGCGCCTCGCCGAAGGGCGGCTCTCGGAGCGCATGACCGTGCGCGGCCACGACGAGATGGCGACGCTCGCGCAGACCTTCAACGAGATGGCCGAGTCGCTCCAGCGCCAGATCACGCGCATGGAGCACCTGTCGCGCCTGCAGCGTCGGTTCGTCTCGGACGTCTCGCATGAGCTGCGCACCCCGCTCACCACGGTGCGCATGGCCTCCGACGTGCTCCACGACGCCCGGGAGGGGTTCCCGCCGCACGTGTCGCGGTCGGCCGAGCTGCTGAGCGCCCAGCTGGACCGGTTCGAGGCGCTGCTGAGCGACCTGCTGGAGATCTCGCGCATCGACGCCGGCGCCGCGCCCCTGGAGTTCGAAGAGGTCGACCTCGCCGATGTGGTGCGGGATGA
It encodes the following:
- the mtrB gene encoding MtrAB system histidine kinase MtrB, with amino-acid sequence MTSIARSVGSALAAPVRYATRRWTRSMSLRVVVSTLVMGIGTVALLGAYVTTQIRDGLVDNRVDRVLAESARDAATAQERAETSTAANPQDLQQFVYELQTELRALGGESRGLVMLRSPDNTSSVPLTIGESTTGLRQAVSPDMRDAVADGVAQPWQFVTLPGTEDPGVVVGSQFDIPVAGPYELYFVYSLADEQSTLALIQQVLALGAGVLVALVVAMTWFVTSQAVRPVRQAARVASRLAEGRLSERMTVRGHDEMATLAQTFNEMAESLQRQITRMEHLSRLQRRFVSDVSHELRTPLTTVRMASDVLHDAREGFPPHVSRSAELLSAQLDRFEALLSDLLEISRIDAGAAPLEFEEVDLADVVRDEVEAMLPIAADMGVEIRLHVSAGGHTASIDRPRVGRIVRNLLSNAIEHCQEGAVDVAVGADRRGVAVVVRDYGLGLTTHQVERVFDRFWRADAARARTMGGTGLGLSIAREDAVLHDGRLEAWGQPGKGASFRLLLPRTSEGLGSNAPLPLVMREKDFEVAGPRVEFSPTLVSPSAEGGYL